In Vanessa atalanta chromosome 19, ilVanAtal1.2, whole genome shotgun sequence, one DNA window encodes the following:
- the LOC125071480 gene encoding ATP synthase subunit b, mitochondrial, whose product MFSRLALRSVAARQSTPTALVARGSATEVGGLRDEKNFPRPVRGEPGKVRLGFIPEEWFQFFHAKTGVTGPYTFGVGLATYLFSKEIYVMEHEYYTGLSIFVMIYYASTKFGPKLAEFLDKEVDNVESSWNAGRLSTIKSLEDAIAGEKEAQWRAQGQELLIEAKKENVLLQLEAAYRERALTAYQEVKRRLDFQLEKTLLERRIAQKNMVDWIVANVTKAITPDQEKQAMDRCIADLAALAK is encoded by the exons atgttttcacgcTTAGCTTTGCGTTCAG TCGCGGCCCGTCAGTCCACACCAACAGCGCTTGTCGCTCGTGGCTCAGCCACAGAGGTTGGTGGTCTACGGGATGAGAAGAATTTCCCCCGGCCTGTAAGAGGCGAGCCCGGTAAAGTGCGACTTGGCTTCATTCCAGAAGAATg GTTCCAATTCTTCCACGCAAAGACTGGTGTGACCGGTCCCTACACATTTGGCGTTGGTCTCGCCACATACTTGTTCAGCAAGGAAATATATGTCATGGAGCACGAGTACTATACTGGTCTCTCCATCTTCGTGATGATCTATTATGCTAGCACCAAGTTTGGACCCAAACTTGCTGAATTTCTCGACAAAGAAGTTGAC AACGTAGAAAGCAGCTGGAACGCGGGTCGCCTAAGTACAATCAAGTCTCTTGAAGATGCCATCGCCGGAGAGAAGGAGGCTCAGTGGAGGGCTCAGGGACAGGAGCTGCTCATCGAAGCCAAGAAGGAGAATGTTCTGCTGCAGCTCGAGGCCGCGTACAGAGAACGGGCGCTCACCGCGTACCAGGAG GTCAAGCGTCGCTTGGACTTCCAACTGGAGAAGACCCTCCTGGAACGCCGTATCGCTCAAAAGAACATGGTCGACTGGATCGTAGCAAACGTGACCAAGGCCATCACCCCGGACCAGGAGAAGCAGGCCATGGACCGCTGCATCGCAGACCTGGCGGCGCTCGCGaagtaa